In one window of Branchiostoma lanceolatum isolate klBraLanc5 chromosome 15, klBraLanc5.hap2, whole genome shotgun sequence DNA:
- the LOC136420381 gene encoding uncharacterized protein, whose product MWLLAWYQLPVTVAVAYLVYQRKVLDYSALHDTYTTDDTKPNISCPDSTLHARTADGSCNDLDDPAMGMRLYRFGRNAPIEKTYVDENNLLKPNPREISNKLFKREEFIPATSINLLAAAWLQFQTHDWFDHGLNQKWNPILVPLSKGDELWGRGIDYLKVFRTVPDPTQKQKNRPKTFRNANTHWWDASQLYGSDLETQLSLREMQDGKLKVTSSGMIPLDEKTGVEKTGFSSNWWVGLSMLHNLFTREHNVICDVLKAKYPKMTDQELFDKARLINAAVMAKLHTVELSPALLYNDILDVAMNTNWFGLLSQLGGLGNILEHILPSSYDYVLTGIPGSTKELHGVPYSLTEEFTAVYRMHSILPDIIHLQDMNTKKRTEKMYRLKDTLFSDAFDVVEKQGMENLFYTFGVENPGALVLHNYPNTIRDLQLPETQNSEFVDMATVDVLRDRERGVPRYNELRRHLNMAPAETFQDITDDPIVADELYDMYDGDVEMVDLLVGCMAESPRPTGFAFSDTAFRLFMLMASRRLRADRFYTDYYNSATYTQEGLDWVGNATMSSVLLRHFPSLEGALGGVTNAFRPWKLQQESAASSGPSTSAD is encoded by the exons ATGTGGTTACTTGCCTGGTATCAGTTACCGGTCACGGTTGCCGTCGCATACCTGGTGTACCAGCGAAAAGTTTTGGACTATAGTGCCCTACACGACACCTACACTACTGACGACACAAAGCCTAACATATCATGCCCTGACTCCACTCTACATGCGCGAACCGCGGACGGTAGCTGTAACGACCTGGATGACCCGGCCATGGGGATGCGCCTGTACCGCTTCGGCAGAAACGCTCCCATAGAGAAAACATACGTGGACGAGAACAACCTCCTGAAACCAAACCCTCGAGAAATCTCCAACAAATTGTTCAAGAGAGAAGAGTTCATCCCCGCTACCTCTATCAACCTCCTGGCGGCGGCCTGGCTACAGTTTCAGACACACGACTGGTTCGATCACGGTCTGAACCAGAAATGGAATCCTATTCTCGTCCCCCTGTCCAAAGGCGATGAGCTATGGGGTCGCGGTATTGACTATTTGAAAGTTTTCCGGACTGTTCCTGACCCGACCCAAAAACAGAAGAACCGCCCGAAAACGTTCCGTAACGCCAACACCCACTGGTGGGACGCCTCACAGCTGTACGGGAGTGATTTGGAGACCCAGCTGTCTCTCCGAGAGATGCAAGACGGCAAGTTGAAGGTCACCTCCAGCGGGATGATTCCTCTAGACGAGAAGACGGGCGTCGAAAAGACCGGGTTCTCCAGCAACTGGTGGGTGGGGCTCAGCATGCTACACAACTTGTTCACGCGAGAACACAACGTGATCTGTGACGTGTTGAAGGCGAAGTACCCGAAGATGACCGATCAAGAACTCTTCGACAAAGCTCGGCTCATCAACGCTGCAGTCATGGCGAAGCTGCACACCGTAGAATTATCCCCCGCTCTTCTGTACAACGACATTTTGGACGTGGCCATGAACACCAACTGGTTCGGCCTTTTGTCTCAGTTGGGAGGTTTGGGTAACATTCTTGAACATATCTTACCCTCATCCTATGACTATGTACTGACTGGCATCCCCGGTTCCACCAAGGAGCTGCATGGAGTGCCGTACTCCCTTACGGAGGAGTTCACAGCCGTTTATCGCATGCACTCTATTCTACCCGACATCATCCACTTGCAAGACATGAACACCAAAAAACGCACTGAGAAAATGTACCGATTGAAGGATACACTCTTCAGCGATGCTTTCGATGTTGTTGAGAAACAGGGCATGGAAAACCTCTTCTACACATTCGGTGTGGAGAACCCGGGCGCTCTTGTTCTCCACAACTACCCAAACACCATCCGGGACCTGCAGCTTCCCGAAACGCAAAACTCGGAGTTTGTGGACATGGCAACAGTCGACGTGCTGAGGGATCGGGAACGCGGCGTGCCGCGCTACAACGAGCTTCGGCGTCACCTCAACATGGCCCCCGCAGAAACCTTCCAGGACATCACGGACGACCCAATCGTCGCCGATGAGTTGTACGATATGTACGACGGAGACGTCGAAATG GTTGACCTTCTGGTTGGATGCATGGCGGAGAGCCCCCGACCCACCGGGTTCGCCTTTAGTGACACGGCCTTCCGACTCTTTATGCTGATGGCGAGTCGACGTCTCAGGGCCGATCGCTTCTACACGGACTACTACAACAG CGCTACGTACACCCAGGAAGGGTTAGACTGGGTAGGGAACGCCACGATGTCCTCCGTCCTCCTGCGCCACTTCCCGAGCCTGGAGGGCGCGCTGGGCGGGGTCACCAACGCCTTCCGCCCGTGGAAACTTCAGCAAGAGTCCGCTGCGTCGTCTGGAC CTTCAACGTCTGCTGACTGA
- the LOC136420382 gene encoding uncharacterized protein, with protein sequence MGLIAWYQLPVLVAIAYLAYQRQVLDNSALHDTYTEDDDKPTISCPDATLHARTADGSCNDLDDPTMGMRLYRFGRNAPVEKTFVDKNNLLKPNPREISNKLFKREEFIPATSINLLAAAWLQFQTHDWFDHGLNQKWNPILVPLSKGDELWRRGFDVLKVFRTVPDPTQKQKDRPKTFRNANTHWWDASQLYGSDLETQLSLREMQDGKLKVTSSGMIPLDEKTGVEKTGFSSNWWVGLSMLHNLFTREHNVICDVLKARYPKMTDQELFDKARLINAAVMAKLHTVEWTPALLYNDILDVAMNSNWFGLLSQLGGLGNILEYILPSSYDYVLNGIPGSTKELHGVPYSLTEEFTAVYRMHSILPDIIHLQDMKTKQRTEKMYRLKDTLFSDAFDVVETQGMDNLFYTFGVENPGALVLHNYPNTIRDLQLPETQNSEFVDMATVDVVRDRERGVPRYNELRRHLNMAPAETFQDITDDPIVADELYEMYDGDVEMVDLLVGCMAESPRPTGFAFSDTAFRLFILMATRRLRADRFYTDYYNSATYTQEGLDWVGNATMSSVLLRHFPSLEGALGGVTNAFRPWKLQQESASSGRGGEL encoded by the exons ATGGGGTTAATTGCCTGGTATCAGTTACCAGTCTTGGTTGCCATCGCATACCTTGCGTACCAGCGGCAGGTTTTAGACAACAGTGCCCTACACGACACCTACACAGAAGACGACGACAAGCCTACCATATCCTGTCCTGACGCCACTCTCCATGCGCGAACCGCAGACGGCAGCTGTAATGACCTGGATGACCCGACTATGGGAATGCGCCTGTACCGCTTCGGCAGAAACGCTCCCGTAGAGAAAACCTTCGTGGACAAGAATAACCTTCTGAAACCAAACCCTCGAGAAATCTCCAACAAATTGTTCAAGAGGGAAGAGTTCATCCCCGCTACCTCTATCAACCTCCTGGCGGCGGCCTGGCTTCAGTTTCAGACGCACGACTGGTTCGATCACGGTCTGAACCAGAAATGGAATCCTATTCTCGTCCCCCTGTCTAAAGGCGATGAGCTATGGCGTCGCGGTTTTGACGTATTGAAAGTTTTCCGGACTGTTCCTGACCCGACTCAAAAACAGAAGGACCGCCCGAAAACGTTTCGTAACGCCAACACCCACTGGTGGGACGCCTCACAGCTGTATGGGAGTGATTTGGAAACCCAGCTGTCTCTCCGAGAGATGCAAGACGGCAAGTTGAAGGTCACCTCCAGCGGGATGATTCCTCTAGACGAGAAGACGGGCGTCGAAAAGACCGGGTTCTCGAGCAACTGGTGGGTGGGGCTCAGCATGTTACACAACTTGTTCACGCGAGAACACAACGTGATCTGTGACGTGCTGAAGGCGAGGTACCCGAAGATGACCGATCAAGAACTCTTCGACAAAGCTCGGCTCATCAACGCTGCAGTCATGGCGAAGCTGCATACCGTGGAGTGGACCCCCGCTCTTCTGTACAATGACATTTTGGACGTGGCCATGAACTCCAACTGGTTCGGCCTTTTGTCTCAGCTGGGAGGACTGGGCAACATTCTTGAATATATTTTACCTTCATCCTATGACTATGTACTGAATGGCATCCCCGGTTCCACCAAGGAGCTGCATGGAGTGCCGTACTCCCTTACGGAGGAGTTCACAGCCGTTTATCGCATGCATTCTATTCTACCCGACATCATCCACTTGCAAGACATGAAAACCAAACAACGCACTGAGAAAATGTACCGATTAAAGGATACACTCTTCAGCGATGCTTTCGATGTTGTTGAGACACAGGGCATGGACAACCTCTTCTACACATTCGGTGTGGAGAACCCGGGCGCCCTTGTCCTCCATAACTACCCAAACACCATCCGGGACCTGCAGCTTCCCGAAACGCAGAACTCGGAGTTTGTGGACATGGCAACAGTCGACGTGGTGAGGGATCGGGAACGTGGCGTGCCGCGCTACAACGAGCTTCGGCGTCACCTCAACATGGCCCCCGCAGAAACCTTCCAGGACATCACGGATGACCCAATCGTTGCCGATGAGTTGTACGAAATGTACGACGGAGACGTCGAAATG GTTGACCTTCTGGTTGGATGCATGGCGGAGAGCCCTCGGCCTACCGGGTTCGCCTTCAGTGACACGGCCTTCCGACTCTTTATCCTGATGGCGACGCGACGTCTCAGGGCCGATCGCTTCTACACGGACTACTACAACAG CGCTACGTACACCCAGGAAGGGTTGGACTGGGTTGGGAACGCCACGATGTCCTCCGTCCTCCTGCGCCACTTCCCGAGCCTGGAGGGCGCGCTGGGCGGGGTCACCAACGCCTTCCGCCCGTGGAAACTGCAACAAGAGTCCGCGTCGTCTGGACGTGGGGGCGAGCTTTGA
- the LOC136420884 gene encoding uncharacterized protein has protein sequence MASSTLTMTIQSTVSPVATEMTKSTYATAAKRTQETSATTDTTPQTTEFATTSRMPQTTVSTTSAKIPQTTTSAITAKMIQTTAFTAAIPTSTQATASFTSRMPQAATAAKQAHTTHATASKLTQTTSTITARLTPNASTASAESPRATAPNTTARKTQTATHATTEKTQATASTITSKMASTATAKMPQATDSFTTDSAMQTSTAKASKTTQRTASTIAAKTTQIIDSITTSKTTPTTSIPTVSTGKSTIRTESFSTSTSTKVTTNVPPPTTHRMVVRTSESVSVSLASAETDTRSTGSVTNIGNATSVIDAVPAQKKPSQPKKIDSLVDVERTEITVAYYRFPRDLKVYAHSTIQFIRQWDPHLGNQSSVEHLQFADAFKATVEPYYEKPKNSGFHNLEVVTLREGNTVRPHVVVDFRVMYNYTQLMTAGGYCNVLDMTGLPLKVRAGELIVDGTRSILGTEVTYPSHTEISDSALQLVLKQRNPCKYFDCSPGYSCKRDGDDFYCLSECLQKYCMNKALCIHQNGSLPSCRCEADPIGWYNGERCQLYIPHLWVLMAGGGAAGIIGLTIFVLSLCLCLQCCRPISKPIDEPPLVKKPAKKKAGKKKLKMDHDNWSFGSDMDSESTWSDPDSLFRHNWYPGSSRLWFNSSYKKPMHPYAPGAVKPGYKWNPTLAIGKSHVGKHFKMPRPAVLYEPRFHHRY, from the exons ATGGCTTCATCTACATTGACTATGACAATACAATCTACGGTTTCTCCTGTAGCAACTGAAATGACGAAAAGTACTTATGCGACAGCTGCTAAACGGACACAAGAGACTTCTGCTACAACAGATACAACGCCACAAACCACTGAATTTGCTACAACATCTAGAATGCCACAGACAACTGTTTCTACTACATCAGCTAAGATACCACAAACAACTACGTCTGCTATAACAGCTAAAATGATACAAACAACTGCTTTTACTGCTGCAATACCTACGTCGACACAAGCAACTGCTTCTTTCACATCTAGAATGCCACAGGCAGCTACAGCAGCTAAACAGGCACATACAACACATGCTACAGCATCTAAACTGACACAAACAACTTCAACTATAACAGCAAGACTGACGCCAAATGCTTCTACTGCATCAGCTGAATCACCACGAGCTACTGCTCCTAATACAACAGCTAGAAAAACTCAGACAGCTACACATGCTACAACTGAGAAAACGCAAGCAACTGCTTCCACCATAACATCTAAGATGGCATCTACTGCAACAGCTAAAATGCCACAAGCAACTGATTCTTTTACCACAGATAGCGCAATGCAAACTTCCACTGCTAAGGCAAGTAAAACTACACAAAGAACTGCCTCCACTATAGCAGCAAAAACAACGCAAATAATTGATTCTATTACAACTTCTAAAACGACGCCCACTACATCAATACCAACAGTAAGCACCGGTAAAAGCACCATACGGACTGAGTCTTTTTCAACTTCTACTTCTACCAAAGTCACCACGAACGTACCACCACCAACGACACATCGCATGGTCGTACGAACCAGTGAAAGTGTGAGTGTTTCCTTGGCTTCAGCAGAAACCGACACGAGGAGCACAGGTTCGGTTACAAACATAGGGAATGCAACTTCTGTCATCGATGCAGTCCCTGCACAGAAGAAACCCTCCCAACCAAAGAAAATAG ACAGTCTTGTTGACGTGGAACGGACGGAAATCACGGtcg CCTACTATAGGTTCCCCAGAGACCTGAAAGTGTATGCTCACTCTACTATCCAGTTCATCCGGCAGTGGGACCCCCATCTGGGGAACCAGTCTTCAGTTGAACACCTCCAGTTTGCTGATGCCTTCAAGGCAACG GTTGAGCCATACTACGAAAAGCCAAAGAACAGCGGGTTTCACAATCTGGAAGTCGTTACCTTAAG GGAAGGCAACACTGTCAGACCCCATGTTGTAGTCGACTTCAGAGTGATGTACAACTACACCCAGCTCATGACAGCGGGCGGATACTGTAACGTTCTGGACATGACCGGACTCCCCCTCAAAGTGCGGGCAGGCGAGCTTATCGTGGACGGCACCAGGAGCATTCTGGGAACGGAAGTGACGTACCCAAGCCACACAG AGATTAGTGACAGTGCATTGCAGTTAGTTCTGAAGCAGAGAAACCCGTGCAAATACTTCGACTGCAGTCCCGGTTACAGCTGTAAGAGAGACGGGGATGACTTCTACTGCCTCTCTGAGTGTCTTCAGAAGTATTGCATGAACAAGGCACTCTGCATTCACCAGAATGGCTCTTTGCCGTCTTGCAG ATGCGAGGCCGACCCTATAGGCTGGTACAACGGCGAACGATGTCAACTCTACATCCCCCACCTGTGGGTCCTGATGGCTGGCGGAGGGGCAGCTGGTATCATCGGCCTCACCATCTTTGTCCTGTCCCTCTGTCTGTGTCTGCAATGTTGTCGTCCTATAAGCAAGCCGATCGATGAACCTCCCCTAGTAAAGAAACCTGCCAAGAAAAAGGCGGGCAAGAAAAAGTTGAAGATGGACCATGATAACTGGTCTTTTGG gTCTGATATGGATTCCGAGTCCACCTGGTCCGACCCTGACTCCTTGTTCCGACACAACTGGTACCCTGGGTCCTCCCGGCTCTGGTTTAA cTCTTCATACAAGAAGCCAATGCACCCCTACGCACCTGGAGCAGTCAAGCCTGGATATAAATGGAACCCAACTTTGGCTATAGGGAAATCGCACGTTGGAAAG CATTTCAAGATGCCCCGGCCAGCAGTACTCTACGAACCAAGGTTTCACCATCGTTACTGA
- the LOC136420993 gene encoding uncharacterized protein isoform X2 has product MVSPAWFQLPVVVAILYLVFQRQVLENSALHDTYTKDDNKTSMSCPNSTLHARTADGSCNDLDDPAMGMRLYRFGRNAPIEKTFVDENNLLKPNPREISKKLFKREEFIPATSINLLAAAWLQFQTHDWFDHGLNQKWNPILVPLSEDDELRNRRPGVEALKVFRTVPDPTQRQNSSQDRPKTFRNTNTHWWDASQLYGSDLETQLSLREMQDGKLKVTSSGMIPLDEKTGVEKTGFSSNWWVGLSMLHNLFTREHNVICDVLKAKYPKMTDQELFDKARLINAAVMTKLHTVEWTPALLYNDILDVGMKANWFGLLSQLGRLGLGLEGLGSAGLGSLLGQSLPKNYLLTGIPGSTKELHGVPYSLTEEFTAVYRMHSLLPDIIHLQDMNTTQRTGKTYRLKDTLFSDAFDVVEKQGMDNLFYTFGVENPGALVLHNYPNTIRDLQLPETQNSEFVDMATVDVLRDRERGVPRYNELRRQLNLAPAETFQDITDDPIVADELNETYSGDVEMVDLLVGCMAESPRPTGFAFSDTAFRLFLLMATRRLRADRFYTDYYNSATYTQEGLDWVRDATMSSVLRRHFPSLEGALRGVTNAFRPWKLQQESAVSSGLRAMIDVKAIFFILIIIVSLCAPEQEVFYMTPN; this is encoded by the exons ATGGTCTCGCCCGCCTGGTTCCAGTTACCAGTCGTGGTCGCCATCCTGTATCTGGTGTTCCAACGGCAAGTTTTAGAAAACAGTGCCCTACACGACACCTACACGAAAGATGACAACAAGACTTCCATGTCCTGTCCTAACTCCACTCTCCATGCGCGAACCGCGGACGGCAGCTGTAACGACCTGGATGACCCGGCCATGGGGATGCGCCTGTACCGCTTCGGCAGAAACGCTCCCATAGAGAAAACCTTCGTAGATGAGAATAACCTCCTGAAACCGAACCCTCGAGAAATCTCAAAGAAGTTGTTCAAGAGAGAAGAGTTCATCCCCGCTACCTCTATCAACCTCCTGGCGGCGGCCTGGCTTCAGTTTCAGACACACGACTGGTTCGACCACGGTCTGAACCAGAAATGGAATCCTATTCTCGTCCCCCTGTCAGAAGACGATGAGTTGCGTAACCGGAGGCCTGGGGTTGAAGCACTGAAGGTTTTCCGGACTGTTCCTGACCCAACTCAAAGACAGAATTCTTCGCAGGACCGCCCGAAAACGTTCCGCAACACCAACACCCACTGGTGGGACGCCTCACAGCTGTATGGCAGCGATTTGGAAACCCAGTTGTCTCTCCGAGAGATGCAAGACGGCAAGTTGAAGGTCACCTCCAGCGGGATGATTCCTCTAGACGAAAAGACGGGCGTCGAAAAAACCGGGTTCTCGAGCAACTGGTGGGTGGGGCTCAGCATGTTACACAACTTGTTCACGCGAGAACACAACGTGATCTGTGACGTGCTGAAGGCGAAGTACCCGAAGATGACCGATCAAGAACTCTTCGACAAAGCTCGCCTCATCAACGCCGCCGTCATGACGAAGCTGCACACAGTGGAGTGGACCCCCGCTCTTCTGTACAATGACATTTTGGACGTGGGCATGAAGGCCAACTGGTTCGGCCTTTTGTCTCAGTTGGGTAGGCTTGGATTGGGATTAGAAGGACTGGGATCAGCAGGACTAGGAAGCTTGCTTGGACAAAGTTTGCCTAAAAATTACCTTCTTACTGGAATCCCCGGTTCGACCAAGGAGCTGCATGGAGTGCCGTACTCCCTTACAGAGGAGTTCACAGCCGTTTATCGCATGCATTCTCTTTTACCCGACATCATTCACCTGCAAGACATGAACACTACACAACGCACTGGGAAGACCTACCGATTGAAGGATACACTCTTCAGTGATGCTTTCGATGTTGTTGAGAAACAGGGCATGGACAACCTCTTCTACACATTCGGTGTGGAGAACCCGGGCGCTCTTGTCCTCCATAACTACCCAAACACCATCCGGGACCTGCAGCTTCCCGAAACGCAAAACTCGGAGTTTGTGGACATGGCAACAGTCGACGTGCTGAGGGATCGGGAACGCGGCGTGCCACGCTACAACGAGCTTCGGCGTCAGCTCAACTTGGCCCCCGCAGAAACCTTCCAGGACATCACGGATGACCCAATCGTTGCCGATGAGTTGAACGAAACGTACAGCGGAGACGTTGAAATG GTGGATCTTCTGGTTGGCTGCATGGCGGAGAGCCCTCGGCCTACCGGGTTCGCCTTCAGTGACACGGCCTTCCGACTCTTCCTCCTGATGGCGACTCGACGTCTCAGGGCCGATCGCTTCTACACGGACTACTATAACAG CGCTACGTATACCCAGGAAGGGTTAGACTGGGTAAGGGACGCGACGATGTCTTCCGTCCTGCGACGTCACTTCCCGAGCCTTGAGGGAGCGCTACGCGGGGTCACCAACGCCTTCCGCCCGTGGAAACTGCAACAAGAGTCCGCTGTGTCGTCTGGACTGAGGGCGATGATAGATGTGAAGGCCATCTTTTTTATTCTGATTATtatagtgtcactttgtgctcCGGAACAAGAGGTTTTCTATATGACCCCAAACTAA
- the LOC136420993 gene encoding uncharacterized protein isoform X1 has protein sequence MILCFQLTPTYISQKPKMVSPAWFQLPVVVAILYLVFQRQVLENSALHDTYTKDDNKTSMSCPNSTLHARTADGSCNDLDDPAMGMRLYRFGRNAPIEKTFVDENNLLKPNPREISKKLFKREEFIPATSINLLAAAWLQFQTHDWFDHGLNQKWNPILVPLSEDDELRNRRPGVEALKVFRTVPDPTQRQNSSQDRPKTFRNTNTHWWDASQLYGSDLETQLSLREMQDGKLKVTSSGMIPLDEKTGVEKTGFSSNWWVGLSMLHNLFTREHNVICDVLKAKYPKMTDQELFDKARLINAAVMTKLHTVEWTPALLYNDILDVGMKANWFGLLSQLGRLGLGLEGLGSAGLGSLLGQSLPKNYLLTGIPGSTKELHGVPYSLTEEFTAVYRMHSLLPDIIHLQDMNTTQRTGKTYRLKDTLFSDAFDVVEKQGMDNLFYTFGVENPGALVLHNYPNTIRDLQLPETQNSEFVDMATVDVLRDRERGVPRYNELRRQLNLAPAETFQDITDDPIVADELNETYSGDVEMVDLLVGCMAESPRPTGFAFSDTAFRLFLLMATRRLRADRFYTDYYNSATYTQEGLDWVRDATMSSVLRRHFPSLEGALRGVTNAFRPWKLQQESAVSSGLRAMIDVKAIFFILIIIVSLCAPEQEVFYMTPN, from the exons ATGATCCTATGTTTCCAGTTAACACCGACATACATCAGCCAGAAACCAAAAATGGTCTCGCCCGCCTGGTTCCAGTTACCAGTCGTGGTCGCCATCCTGTATCTGGTGTTCCAACGGCAAGTTTTAGAAAACAGTGCCCTACACGACACCTACACGAAAGATGACAACAAGACTTCCATGTCCTGTCCTAACTCCACTCTCCATGCGCGAACCGCGGACGGCAGCTGTAACGACCTGGATGACCCGGCCATGGGGATGCGCCTGTACCGCTTCGGCAGAAACGCTCCCATAGAGAAAACCTTCGTAGATGAGAATAACCTCCTGAAACCGAACCCTCGAGAAATCTCAAAGAAGTTGTTCAAGAGAGAAGAGTTCATCCCCGCTACCTCTATCAACCTCCTGGCGGCGGCCTGGCTTCAGTTTCAGACACACGACTGGTTCGACCACGGTCTGAACCAGAAATGGAATCCTATTCTCGTCCCCCTGTCAGAAGACGATGAGTTGCGTAACCGGAGGCCTGGGGTTGAAGCACTGAAGGTTTTCCGGACTGTTCCTGACCCAACTCAAAGACAGAATTCTTCGCAGGACCGCCCGAAAACGTTCCGCAACACCAACACCCACTGGTGGGACGCCTCACAGCTGTATGGCAGCGATTTGGAAACCCAGTTGTCTCTCCGAGAGATGCAAGACGGCAAGTTGAAGGTCACCTCCAGCGGGATGATTCCTCTAGACGAAAAGACGGGCGTCGAAAAAACCGGGTTCTCGAGCAACTGGTGGGTGGGGCTCAGCATGTTACACAACTTGTTCACGCGAGAACACAACGTGATCTGTGACGTGCTGAAGGCGAAGTACCCGAAGATGACCGATCAAGAACTCTTCGACAAAGCTCGCCTCATCAACGCCGCCGTCATGACGAAGCTGCACACAGTGGAGTGGACCCCCGCTCTTCTGTACAATGACATTTTGGACGTGGGCATGAAGGCCAACTGGTTCGGCCTTTTGTCTCAGTTGGGTAGGCTTGGATTGGGATTAGAAGGACTGGGATCAGCAGGACTAGGAAGCTTGCTTGGACAAAGTTTGCCTAAAAATTACCTTCTTACTGGAATCCCCGGTTCGACCAAGGAGCTGCATGGAGTGCCGTACTCCCTTACAGAGGAGTTCACAGCCGTTTATCGCATGCATTCTCTTTTACCCGACATCATTCACCTGCAAGACATGAACACTACACAACGCACTGGGAAGACCTACCGATTGAAGGATACACTCTTCAGTGATGCTTTCGATGTTGTTGAGAAACAGGGCATGGACAACCTCTTCTACACATTCGGTGTGGAGAACCCGGGCGCTCTTGTCCTCCATAACTACCCAAACACCATCCGGGACCTGCAGCTTCCCGAAACGCAAAACTCGGAGTTTGTGGACATGGCAACAGTCGACGTGCTGAGGGATCGGGAACGCGGCGTGCCACGCTACAACGAGCTTCGGCGTCAGCTCAACTTGGCCCCCGCAGAAACCTTCCAGGACATCACGGATGACCCAATCGTTGCCGATGAGTTGAACGAAACGTACAGCGGAGACGTTGAAATG GTGGATCTTCTGGTTGGCTGCATGGCGGAGAGCCCTCGGCCTACCGGGTTCGCCTTCAGTGACACGGCCTTCCGACTCTTCCTCCTGATGGCGACTCGACGTCTCAGGGCCGATCGCTTCTACACGGACTACTATAACAG CGCTACGTATACCCAGGAAGGGTTAGACTGGGTAAGGGACGCGACGATGTCTTCCGTCCTGCGACGTCACTTCCCGAGCCTTGAGGGAGCGCTACGCGGGGTCACCAACGCCTTCCGCCCGTGGAAACTGCAACAAGAGTCCGCTGTGTCGTCTGGACTGAGGGCGATGATAGATGTGAAGGCCATCTTTTTTATTCTGATTATtatagtgtcactttgtgctcCGGAACAAGAGGTTTTCTATATGACCCCAAACTAA